One segment of Natronosalvus halobius DNA contains the following:
- the lrp gene encoding HTH-type transcriptional regulator Lrp has protein sequence MTYENLDAKLVNALLGDGRASLRSLAEDLDVSVTTVSNHLSALEDDGVIHGYTPKIDYDALDYDVTAIIQLKVEGNALPDITETLEEHKQMISVYEVTGDYDVIAVGKFTDTDGMNDQIKALLTDPDIKESNTSVVLNAVSENEQFELEIDE, from the coding sequence ATGACGTACGAAAATCTCGACGCAAAGCTAGTGAATGCACTTCTGGGCGACGGACGGGCGAGCCTCCGCAGCCTCGCCGAGGACCTCGACGTCTCCGTGACCACCGTCTCGAACCACCTCTCTGCGCTCGAGGACGACGGCGTGATTCACGGCTACACCCCGAAGATTGACTACGACGCCCTCGACTACGACGTCACGGCCATCATCCAGTTGAAAGTCGAGGGGAACGCCCTCCCCGACATCACCGAGACGCTCGAGGAGCACAAGCAGATGATCTCCGTCTACGAGGTCACCGGCGACTACGACGTCATCGCCGTCGGCAAGTTCACTGACACCGACGGGATGAACGACCAGATCAAGGCCCTCCTCACCGATCCCGACATCAAGGAGTCGAACACGAGCGTCGTCCTCAACGCCGTCTCCGAGAACGAGCAGTTCGAACTCGAGATCGACGAGTAG
- the glnA gene encoding type I glutamate--ammonia ligase produces MTSGNITPTEQAVLDEIEEKGVDFLRLQFTDILGVVKNVAVPARQAEKAFTEGIYFDGSSIEGFVRIQESDMRLVPDPDTFAILPWRQSGESASARMICDVYNTSTGEPFEGDPRYILKQAIDRAQDLGYSINAAPEPEFFLFEEDEEGGATTETNDAGGYFDLAPKDLASDVRRDIIYGLESMGFEVEASHHEVAEGQHEINFEYDDALTTADNVGTFRTVVRAIAAQHGYHATFMPKPIPRINGSGMHTHISLFTEDGENAFHDGDDEFNLSSTAKSFLAGVLEHAPAITAIANPIVNSYKRLVPGYEAPVYVAWSDRNRSALIRKPAARVPAASRIELRSPDPSCNPYLALAVMIHAGLDGIEKDLEADDPVRENIYEFDEEKREEYGIETLPENLGEAVDALEDDEVIYDALGDHVGPKFVKAKRQEYEEYLVDVSEWELDRYLETF; encoded by the coding sequence ATGACAAGCGGAAACATTACCCCGACCGAACAGGCGGTGCTGGACGAAATCGAGGAGAAAGGCGTCGATTTCCTCCGGCTCCAGTTCACCGACATCCTCGGCGTCGTCAAAAACGTCGCCGTCCCGGCCCGCCAGGCCGAGAAGGCGTTCACCGAGGGAATCTACTTCGACGGCTCCTCGATCGAAGGCTTCGTGCGGATCCAGGAGTCGGACATGCGCCTCGTGCCCGACCCGGACACGTTCGCCATCCTCCCGTGGAGACAGAGCGGCGAGAGCGCCTCGGCGCGGATGATCTGTGACGTCTACAACACCTCCACCGGCGAGCCCTTCGAGGGCGACCCGCGCTACATTCTGAAGCAGGCGATCGACCGCGCCCAGGACCTCGGCTACTCGATCAACGCCGCACCCGAACCCGAGTTCTTCCTGTTCGAGGAGGACGAGGAAGGCGGCGCGACGACCGAGACGAACGACGCTGGCGGTTACTTCGACCTCGCGCCAAAGGACCTCGCGAGCGACGTCCGTCGGGACATCATCTACGGCCTCGAGAGCATGGGCTTCGAGGTCGAGGCGAGCCACCACGAGGTCGCCGAGGGCCAACACGAGATCAACTTCGAGTACGACGACGCGCTCACTACGGCCGACAACGTCGGCACCTTCCGAACGGTCGTGCGCGCCATCGCGGCCCAGCACGGCTACCACGCGACGTTCATGCCGAAGCCGATCCCGCGGATCAACGGCTCCGGGATGCACACCCACATCTCGCTGTTCACCGAGGACGGCGAGAACGCGTTCCACGACGGCGACGACGAGTTCAACCTCTCGAGTACGGCGAAGTCGTTCCTCGCGGGCGTCCTCGAGCACGCCCCGGCGATCACGGCCATCGCGAACCCGATCGTCAACAGCTACAAGCGGCTGGTGCCCGGCTACGAGGCGCCCGTTTACGTGGCCTGGTCCGACCGCAACCGTTCGGCGCTCATCCGCAAGCCGGCCGCTCGCGTGCCGGCGGCCTCTCGCATCGAACTGCGTTCGCCCGACCCCTCGTGCAACCCCTACCTTGCGCTGGCGGTCATGATCCACGCGGGTCTCGACGGTATCGAGAAGGACCTCGAGGCAGACGACCCCGTCCGGGAGAACATCTACGAGTTCGACGAGGAGAAACGCGAGGAGTACGGCATCGAGACGCTCCCGGAAAACCTCGGCGAGGCGGTCGACGCCCTCGAGGACGACGAAGTCATCTACGACGCCCTCGGCGACCACGTCGGGCCGAAGTTCGTTAAGGCGAAGCGCCAGGAGTATGAGGAGTACCTGGTGGACGTCTCCGAGTGGGAACTCGATCGGTACCTCGAGACGTTCTAG
- a CDS encoding YihY/virulence factor BrkB family protein, translating into MIDRRRTIQLTYRILSLARAEQLTLLSAAVAFYAFLSLVPLSLLSLGVAASIGGEPLATRVAEISEDVLTPTARQILAETLLDETGRQGATAIGAVGLIWGASRVLHGLDQMFSAVYGTVRSSSLLNTLWDSMIVLLAATLGFSAVTVLEVAVEFVPGFSVGPLGPVFVLISLLAAFFPMYVVFPDVPVSLKEAAPGAIIATVGWFALGQVFSLYTAFVGGYSVYGVLGAVLLVLIWLYVGAAIVVFGVVVNAVLAGIDVDRQLQSHGPRQVSTEAMSEDATGADERDGPARGASESQSRSRSRERGESRTRDRADDPAALREELRQLEDRLESFETSVEDRTVRRQSLESDLKQYVRRRVRRGHAHGWGPYLVLLYGTAMTLGAFYFLDGPWAVLAMLVVWTSTLGVYVLMVLFGAGISALGLPGRLRNRVSEWRS; encoded by the coding sequence GTGATCGACCGTCGCCGCACGATTCAGCTCACCTATCGCATCCTCTCGCTCGCACGGGCGGAACAACTGACGCTGCTGTCGGCAGCCGTCGCGTTCTACGCCTTCCTCTCCCTCGTGCCGCTATCGCTGCTATCCCTCGGCGTGGCAGCGTCCATCGGCGGCGAGCCGCTGGCGACCCGGGTGGCCGAAATCTCCGAAGACGTACTGACCCCCACCGCCCGGCAAATCCTCGCAGAGACGCTCCTGGACGAAACGGGCCGACAGGGGGCGACGGCCATCGGTGCCGTCGGCCTCATCTGGGGCGCTAGTCGTGTCCTTCACGGCCTCGACCAGATGTTCTCGGCCGTCTACGGCACTGTGCGATCGTCCTCGCTACTGAACACCCTCTGGGACTCGATGATCGTCCTGCTGGCTGCCACGCTCGGCTTCAGCGCGGTCACCGTCCTCGAGGTCGCCGTCGAGTTCGTTCCCGGGTTCTCCGTCGGCCCCCTCGGCCCGGTGTTCGTCCTGATCAGCCTCCTCGCCGCGTTCTTCCCGATGTACGTCGTCTTTCCGGACGTCCCGGTGAGCCTCAAGGAGGCCGCACCGGGGGCGATCATCGCCACGGTCGGCTGGTTCGCGCTCGGACAGGTGTTCTCGCTCTACACCGCGTTCGTGGGCGGGTACAGCGTCTACGGCGTCCTCGGCGCCGTCTTGCTCGTGCTCATCTGGCTCTACGTCGGCGCCGCGATCGTCGTCTTCGGCGTCGTGGTCAACGCCGTCCTCGCCGGAATTGACGTGGATCGGCAGCTACAAAGTCACGGGCCACGACAGGTATCCACAGAAGCGATGTCCGAGGACGCCACTGGAGCCGACGAGCGAGACGGGCCAGCACGGGGGGCGAGCGAGTCGCAATCACGATCACGCTCACGAGAGCGCGGGGAATCCAGGACCCGCGACCGAGCGGACGATCCCGCCGCCCTTCGCGAGGAACTCCGACAGCTCGAGGATCGGCTGGAGTCCTTCGAGACCTCCGTCGAGGATCGAACCGTCCGGCGGCAGTCCCTCGAGTCCGACCTCAAGCAGTACGTCCGTCGCCGCGTTCGCCGAGGTCACGCCCACGGCTGGGGGCCCTACCTCGTCTTGTTGTACGGCACCGCGATGACACTGGGCGCGTTCTACTTCCTCGACGGCCCGTGGGCCGTCCTGGCGATGCTCGTCGTCTGGACGTCGACGCTGGGCGTCTACGTGCTGATGGTGCTGTTCGGCGCCGGCATCTCCGCGCTCGGTCTTCCAGGACGGCTCCGCAACCGGGTCTCGGAGTGGCGCTCCTGA
- a CDS encoding tRNA (guanine(26)-N(2))-dimethyltransferase, which yields MRVTEGGVEFEVPGEQTEGVEESVFYNPRQELNRDLTIATLRAFRERQPRARRYLDAMTASGVRGLRAAVDGWDVTCCDREPDAVDLASENLERAGFELGVDAEVVHRNVTALMHDAVFDVIDLDPYGTPMPFADAAFARCRHLVCVTATDTAPLCGAHFRSGIRSYGAVPRNTEYHTEMGVRTLLSGLTRSAARFDVGVTPILTHATSHYVRTFLELDRKPTAADASLEELGFLIHCEDCLYREDAFGLAPDADLPLRTCPNCDGSRLLAAGPLWLGPVRDREFVADVRDRIPDEFGTAETGRALLETLTTELDEPTYYDQHKLCKNWGLPANAMADFLADLESAGYATSKTHYGGTTFKTDAHVGEILEATRASLE from the coding sequence ATGCGCGTGACGGAGGGTGGCGTCGAGTTCGAGGTTCCCGGCGAACAGACCGAAGGTGTCGAGGAGTCGGTGTTCTACAACCCCCGCCAGGAGCTGAATCGGGACCTGACGATAGCGACGCTGCGAGCGTTCCGCGAACGCCAGCCACGAGCACGGCGCTACCTGGACGCCATGACTGCCAGCGGCGTCCGCGGCCTCCGGGCGGCGGTCGACGGCTGGGACGTCACCTGCTGTGACCGCGAGCCGGACGCCGTGGACCTCGCCAGCGAGAACCTCGAGCGCGCCGGCTTCGAACTCGGGGTCGACGCCGAGGTCGTCCACCGGAACGTCACCGCCCTGATGCACGACGCCGTCTTCGACGTGATCGACCTCGATCCATACGGCACGCCGATGCCGTTTGCCGACGCGGCGTTCGCCCGGTGTCGCCACCTCGTCTGCGTCACTGCGACCGACACCGCGCCGCTGTGTGGCGCACACTTCAGAAGCGGGATTCGCTCCTACGGCGCCGTCCCTCGAAATACGGAGTACCACACCGAAATGGGCGTCCGGACCCTGCTCTCGGGGCTCACCCGGAGTGCCGCCCGGTTCGACGTCGGCGTCACCCCGATCCTCACGCACGCGACCAGCCACTACGTCCGCACGTTCCTCGAACTCGACCGGAAGCCGACCGCAGCGGATGCCAGCCTCGAGGAACTGGGTTTCCTGATCCACTGCGAGGACTGCCTGTACCGCGAGGACGCGTTCGGGCTAGCGCCCGATGCGGATCTCCCGCTTCGCACGTGCCCCAACTGCGACGGCTCCCGACTGCTAGCGGCCGGCCCGCTCTGGCTCGGTCCGGTTCGCGATCGTGAGTTCGTCGCCGACGTTCGCGACCGAATCCCGGACGAGTTCGGGACCGCCGAGACGGGACGGGCGCTCCTGGAGACGCTCACGACCGAACTCGACGAACCGACTTACTACGACCAGCACAAGCTCTGCAAGAACTGGGGGCTACCCGCTAACGCGATGGCCGACTTCCTGGCCGATCTCGAGTCGGCGGGGTACGCGACCTCGAAGACCCACTACGGCGGAACGACGTTCAAGACGGACGCCCACGTGGGCGAGATTCTCGAGGCGACGAGGGCGAGTCTGGAGTGA
- a CDS encoding bacterio-opsin activator domain-containing protein — MALFAEFYVPTEAFALHETLETEADAVVEIERVAATEELITPYFRVSGVDLGAFESAAADDPSVQGLTRIDRFQETTLYRADLIQDVDAIVYAYTSADATILEASAQHERWELRMRFPDGDALSQFSTYCEDQEIPFELTRLYDRANPQSRTKFGVTAKQHEALLTAWKRGYFSSPEVTLEDVASEMDITPQALSNRLRRGYESLIEHTIAVTPPDEGD, encoded by the coding sequence ATGGCGCTATTCGCGGAGTTTTACGTGCCGACCGAGGCGTTTGCCCTCCACGAAACGCTCGAGACCGAGGCGGACGCCGTCGTCGAAATCGAGCGCGTCGCCGCCACCGAGGAACTCATTACGCCGTACTTCAGGGTCAGCGGCGTCGATCTTGGCGCCTTCGAATCCGCCGCCGCGGACGATCCGTCAGTCCAGGGACTCACGCGAATCGATCGGTTCCAGGAAACGACTCTGTATCGAGCCGACCTGATCCAGGACGTCGACGCAATCGTCTACGCGTACACGTCGGCGGACGCGACGATTCTCGAGGCCTCGGCCCAGCACGAGCGCTGGGAGCTTCGAATGCGGTTTCCCGACGGCGACGCCCTCTCGCAGTTCAGCACCTACTGTGAGGACCAGGAGATCCCGTTCGAACTCACGCGGCTGTACGATCGGGCCAATCCTCAGTCCAGGACGAAATTCGGCGTCACGGCCAAGCAACACGAGGCGCTGTTGACGGCGTGGAAACGCGGGTACTTCTCCTCGCCGGAGGTCACGCTCGAGGACGTCGCCAGCGAGATGGACATCACGCCACAGGCGCTCTCGAATCGACTGCGGCGGGGCTACGAGTCGCTGATCGAGCACACGATTGCGGTGACGCCGCCCGACGAGGGGGACTAA
- the alaS gene encoding alanine--tRNA ligase has product MSELEEEYRLEYFEEEGFERKECPSCGAHFWTRDHDRETCGEPPCEQYDFIDEPGFAEEYTLEEMREAFLSFFEDHDHERIDPYPVAANRWRDDVLLTQASIYDFQPLVTSGKTPPPANPLTVSQPCIRMQDIDNVGKTGRHTMAFEMMAHHAFNVREDAEEEYAYEGEVYWKDRTVELCDELLDSLGADITDVTYIEDPWVGGGNAGPAIEVIYKGLELATLVFMCMEQDPDGEYELKDGNTYSFMDTYIVDTGYGLERWTWMSQGTATVYEAIYPEMIDFLKDNAGLEYTDEEADLVARAARLSGQLDIDDVDDVEAARGDIADELGVDVSGLRDLVEPLERIYAIADHCRTLAYMFGDGIVPSNVGTGYLARMVLRRTKRLCDTVGVDAPLDELVDMQAERLGYENRDTVRDIVRTEVEKYRETLERGGRRVEALAAEYAKKGESIPLEELIELYDSHGIQPDMVEEIAADAGADVAVPDDFYSLVADRHDTTTVEEATEEGDERFADLPETEKLYYDDQQRTQFEAVVLDVFDREEGYDVVLDQTMFYPEGGGQPADRGTLSSEEKTVDVLDVQIEDGVVTHRTDEDPGKGEFVKGQLDAPRRRQLMRHHTATHIVMHAARQVLGEHVRQAGAQKGVESSRVDIRHYNRISREAVRRIERVANGMVMDNVAVDQEWPHRHEAEAEHGFDLYQGGIPPGTNIRLIHVAEDVQACGGTHVARTGDIGVIKILTTERVQDGVERLVFAAGDAAIESTQRTEDALYGAAEALDVSPENVPETAERFFEEWKARGKEIEALKEQLATARASGGGGGEEVEVGETTAVVQRIDADMDELRATANALADEGKIAVIGSGESGAQFVVAVPDGADVNAGEVVGELASRVGGGGGGPADFAQGGGPNVDALDEALQDAPDVLRQVLDA; this is encoded by the coding sequence ATGAGTGAACTGGAGGAGGAGTACCGACTCGAGTATTTCGAGGAGGAGGGGTTCGAGCGCAAGGAGTGCCCCTCCTGTGGGGCACATTTCTGGACGCGCGATCACGACCGCGAGACCTGCGGGGAACCGCCCTGTGAGCAGTACGATTTCATCGACGAACCGGGGTTCGCCGAGGAGTACACCCTCGAGGAGATGCGCGAGGCGTTCCTCTCGTTCTTCGAGGACCACGACCACGAGCGCATCGATCCGTACCCGGTGGCGGCCAACCGCTGGCGCGACGACGTCCTGTTGACCCAGGCCTCGATCTACGACTTCCAGCCGCTAGTTACGTCGGGGAAGACGCCGCCGCCGGCGAACCCGCTGACCGTCAGTCAGCCCTGCATCCGGATGCAGGACATCGACAACGTGGGCAAGACGGGCCGGCACACGATGGCCTTCGAGATGATGGCCCACCACGCGTTCAACGTCCGCGAGGACGCCGAGGAAGAGTACGCCTACGAGGGCGAGGTCTACTGGAAGGACCGCACCGTCGAACTCTGTGACGAACTGCTCGACTCCCTGGGCGCAGACATCACCGACGTCACCTACATCGAGGATCCGTGGGTCGGCGGCGGCAACGCCGGGCCCGCCATCGAGGTCATCTACAAGGGCCTCGAGCTGGCCACGCTGGTCTTCATGTGTATGGAACAGGACCCCGACGGCGAGTACGAACTCAAGGACGGGAACACCTACTCGTTCATGGACACCTACATCGTCGACACGGGCTACGGCCTCGAGCGCTGGACCTGGATGAGCCAGGGGACGGCGACGGTCTACGAGGCGATCTATCCCGAGATGATCGACTTCCTCAAAGACAACGCGGGGCTGGAGTACACCGACGAAGAAGCCGACCTCGTCGCCCGGGCAGCGCGGCTCTCGGGCCAGCTCGACATCGACGACGTGGACGACGTCGAGGCCGCCCGCGGGGACATCGCGGACGAACTCGGCGTCGACGTCAGCGGTCTCCGCGACCTCGTCGAGCCCCTCGAACGAATCTACGCCATCGCCGACCACTGCCGGACCCTCGCGTACATGTTCGGCGACGGCATCGTCCCCTCGAACGTCGGCACAGGTTACCTCGCGCGGATGGTGCTCCGCCGAACGAAGCGGCTGTGCGACACGGTCGGTGTCGACGCCCCCCTCGACGAACTCGTCGACATGCAGGCCGAGCGCCTCGGGTACGAGAACCGCGACACCGTCCGGGACATCGTCCGCACCGAGGTCGAGAAGTACCGCGAGACGCTCGAGCGCGGCGGCCGACGGGTCGAAGCCCTCGCTGCGGAGTACGCGAAGAAAGGCGAGTCGATCCCCCTCGAGGAACTGATCGAACTCTACGACAGCCACGGCATCCAGCCCGACATGGTCGAGGAGATCGCCGCCGACGCCGGCGCCGACGTGGCCGTCCCTGACGACTTCTACAGTCTCGTCGCCGACCGCCACGACACGACAACGGTCGAGGAAGCCACCGAGGAGGGCGACGAGCGGTTCGCCGACCTCCCCGAGACCGAGAAACTGTATTACGACGACCAGCAGCGAACCCAGTTCGAGGCGGTCGTCCTCGACGTGTTCGACCGCGAGGAGGGCTACGACGTCGTGCTCGACCAGACGATGTTCTACCCCGAGGGTGGTGGCCAGCCAGCCGATCGGGGCACGCTCTCGAGCGAGGAGAAGACCGTCGACGTGCTCGATGTCCAGATCGAGGACGGCGTCGTCACCCACCGGACCGACGAGGATCCGGGGAAAGGCGAGTTCGTCAAGGGACAGCTCGACGCCCCCCGGCGACGACAGTTGATGCGCCACCACACGGCGACCCACATCGTCATGCACGCCGCCCGGCAGGTGCTCGGCGAGCACGTCCGCCAGGCGGGCGCTCAGAAGGGCGTCGAGTCCTCGCGGGTCGACATCCGTCACTACAACCGAATCTCCCGGGAGGCCGTCAGGCGCATCGAACGCGTCGCCAACGGAATGGTGATGGACAACGTCGCCGTCGACCAGGAGTGGCCCCACCGACACGAGGCCGAGGCCGAACACGGCTTCGACCTCTATCAGGGCGGGATTCCGCCGGGAACGAACATCCGACTCATCCACGTCGCCGAGGACGTCCAGGCCTGCGGCGGTACGCACGTCGCCCGTACCGGCGACATCGGCGTGATCAAGATCCTGACCACCGAGCGCGTCCAGGACGGCGTCGAGCGACTCGTCTTCGCCGCCGGCGACGCGGCTATCGAGTCCACCCAGCGCACCGAGGACGCCCTCTACGGGGCCGCCGAGGCCCTCGACGTCTCCCCCGAGAACGTCCCGGAGACCGCCGAGCGCTTCTTCGAGGAGTGGAAGGCTCGCGGCAAGGAGATCGAGGCCCTGAAAGAACAGCTCGCAACCGCCCGCGCCAGCGGCGGTGGCGGCGGCGAGGAGGTCGAGGTCGGCGAGACGACCGCCGTCGTCCAGCGAATCGACGCCGACATGGACGAACTTCGGGCGACGGCCAACGCCCTCGCGGACGAGGGGAAGATCGCCGTGATAGGTTCCGGCGAGAGCGGCGCGCAGTTCGTCGTCGCGGTCCCCGACGGAGCCGACGTCAACGCCGGCGAGGTCGTCGGCGAACTCGCCTCGCGAGTCGGCGGTGGCGGCGGCGGCCCGGCCGACTTCGCCCAGGGTGGCGGGCCGAACGTCGATGCGCTCGACGAGGCGCTCCAGGACGCGCCCGACGTGCTTCGACAGGTCCTGGACGCCTGA
- a CDS encoding GAF domain-containing protein, protein MTDTVLYVTAPDAGPSADTTRSEGVLELERELGRVAPRSSVECVDSIQALDERVVAAECVVFEEDATGDAPSIEAVAAACTGTPLIYYGNPDRAPAADPGHGADPDHDPSANPDYGPDADPNHDLDADSRADSTSIRTLGGIDGFVRRTDGSAIHLADEIDWQCGRQPRQTTATATVDESGDRPKVARLHRMTTRLVACRSEERLLDLAIESAEDILGFDASSISLAEERDGETKLVIRAGSDKFDDISRAHDLSEGILGKTYREQRSFLLQDVADHPDARPHEDGYRSAISVPIEEFGVFQAISTEERAYDESDLEFAELLVTYVAQTLSRLRVAETLRERRKRLTRLHEGTTKIVGSTDEAAVYERALETTETVLELDICVFLSADLETEELVPEAYSDTMDEQLARRVPLDHGIVGETYQRGEPSVIDEVVIEDPEIEGLERFKSAMTVPLGEYGVFQAVSEQSHAFDDVDLELAELLCAHVTEAIGRARAEASLVEERDRLSALFDNVPDPAVQYHLSDGEPTVRAVNDRFEEVFGFDTGTVLHEDVDDFIIPPGYEDEARRLNEALFAGETLRVVTRRRTATDVRDFLVNVVPLTAGERSVEGYAIYTDITDQKRHERALTAKNERLDEFASIVSHDLRNPLNVAQGYLELLGETGDKSHLAEIDDALDRMDELIERLLTLSRRGDVIDDTEPLEIHAVATKAWSAVDTGGATLQLGENQSIEADRARLREALENLFRNSVEHGSSESSGERNGDAIDLTITVGALQDGFFVADDGVGIPPDARQSVFETGYTTASSGTGFGLNIVDQIARAHGWTVEITDSDAGGAQFEFRKGSPEDAASEPVTDSTGDTDHGRRSNLEPPADGSDPSA, encoded by the coding sequence ATGACCGATACCGTCCTCTACGTAACTGCACCCGATGCCGGGCCGTCGGCCGATACGACCAGGTCCGAAGGCGTTCTCGAACTCGAACGCGAACTCGGGCGGGTGGCCCCGCGGTCGTCCGTCGAGTGCGTCGATTCGATCCAGGCTCTCGACGAGCGCGTCGTCGCTGCAGAGTGCGTCGTCTTCGAGGAGGACGCGACCGGTGATGCTCCATCGATCGAAGCCGTCGCCGCTGCCTGTACTGGAACGCCGCTCATCTATTACGGCAATCCTGACCGTGCCCCTGCTGCCGATCCTGGCCACGGTGCCGATCCCGATCACGACCCCAGCGCCAATCCCGATTACGGTCCCGACGCCGATCCGAACCACGACCTCGACGCCGACTCGCGCGCCGATTCCACGTCGATCCGCACCCTCGGGGGTATCGACGGGTTCGTTCGCCGGACCGACGGCTCGGCGATTCACCTGGCCGACGAGATCGACTGGCAGTGCGGACGGCAGCCGCGACAGACAACGGCGACCGCTACAGTGGACGAAAGTGGCGACCGTCCGAAGGTCGCTCGCCTCCACCGGATGACCACTCGACTCGTCGCGTGTCGCTCCGAGGAACGCCTCCTCGATCTCGCCATCGAGTCGGCAGAAGACATCCTCGGATTCGACGCGTCGTCGATCTCGTTAGCCGAAGAGCGAGACGGCGAGACGAAGTTGGTGATTCGCGCCGGCTCGGACAAATTCGACGACATCTCGCGAGCACACGATCTCTCGGAGGGAATCCTCGGCAAAACCTACCGGGAACAACGCTCGTTCCTGCTCCAGGACGTGGCGGATCACCCCGACGCCCGTCCGCACGAGGACGGCTACCGATCGGCGATTAGCGTCCCGATCGAGGAGTTCGGCGTCTTTCAGGCGATCTCGACAGAAGAACGCGCCTACGACGAGTCCGATCTCGAGTTCGCCGAGTTGCTCGTGACGTACGTCGCCCAGACGCTCAGTCGCCTCCGCGTTGCAGAGACGTTGCGCGAACGGCGCAAGCGCCTGACCAGGCTCCACGAGGGGACGACCAAAATCGTCGGCTCGACCGACGAGGCGGCGGTCTACGAGCGCGCGCTCGAGACGACGGAGACGGTACTCGAACTCGACATCTGCGTCTTCCTCTCGGCGGACCTCGAGACCGAGGAACTCGTCCCCGAGGCCTACTCGGACACGATGGACGAGCAATTGGCCAGGAGGGTGCCCCTCGACCACGGAATCGTCGGCGAGACCTACCAACGGGGCGAGCCGTCGGTCATCGACGAAGTCGTGATCGAGGACCCGGAGATCGAGGGCCTGGAACGATTCAAGTCGGCTATGACCGTACCCCTCGGAGAGTACGGCGTCTTCCAGGCGGTCTCCGAGCAATCACACGCCTTCGACGACGTCGATCTCGAACTGGCGGAACTCCTGTGTGCCCACGTGACCGAAGCCATCGGCAGGGCGCGGGCCGAAGCCAGCCTCGTCGAGGAACGGGATCGGCTCTCGGCGCTGTTCGACAACGTCCCCGACCCCGCCGTCCAGTACCACCTCTCGGACGGCGAACCGACGGTCCGGGCGGTCAACGATCGATTCGAGGAGGTCTTCGGGTTCGATACCGGGACCGTTCTGCACGAGGACGTCGACGACTTCATCATCCCACCGGGATACGAGGACGAAGCGCGCCGGCTCAACGAGGCGCTGTTCGCCGGCGAAACCCTGCGCGTCGTCACGCGGCGACGAACCGCGACCGACGTTCGGGACTTCCTGGTCAACGTCGTCCCGCTCACCGCCGGCGAACGAAGCGTCGAGGGGTACGCCATCTACACCGACATCACCGACCAGAAGCGCCACGAACGCGCGCTCACGGCGAAGAACGAGCGCCTGGACGAGTTCGCCAGTATCGTCAGCCACGATCTCAGGAACCCCCTCAACGTCGCCCAGGGCTACCTCGAGTTGCTCGGCGAGACCGGCGATAAGTCCCATCTCGCGGAGATTGACGATGCGCTCGATCGGATGGACGAACTCATCGAGCGCCTGCTCACTCTCTCGCGACGCGGCGACGTGATCGACGACACCGAACCCCTCGAGATCCACGCCGTCGCGACGAAGGCCTGGTCGGCAGTCGACACCGGCGGGGCGACGCTGCAACTCGGGGAGAACCAGTCGATCGAGGCTGACCGGGCACGACTCCGGGAAGCGCTCGAGAACCTGTTTCGAAATTCGGTGGAACACGGCTCGAGCGAATCCAGCGGGGAACGAAACGGCGACGCGATCGACCTGACCATCACCGTCGGAGCCCTCCAGGACGGCTTCTTCGTCGCCGACGATGGCGTCGGCATTCCGCCGGATGCGCGCCAGTCGGTGTTCGAAACGGGGTACACGACCGCCAGCAGCGGGACCGGCTTCGGGCTGAATATCGTCGACCAGATCGCTCGTG